From the genome of Homo sapiens chromosome 6 genomic scaffold, GRCh38.p14 alternate locus group ALT_REF_LOCI_4 HSCHR6_MHC_MANN_CTG1, one region includes:
- the BAG6 gene encoding large proline-rich protein BAG6 isoform 25 (isoform 25 is encoded by transcript variant 13; The RefSeq protein has 1 substitution compared to this genomic sequence), translating to MEPNDSTSTAVEEPDSLEVLVKTLDSQTRTFIVGAQMNVKEFKEHIAASVSIPSEKQRLIYQGRVLQDDKKLQEYNVGGKVIHLVERAPPQTHLPSGASSGTGSASATHGGGSPPGTRGPGASVHDRNANSYVMVGTFNLPSDGSAVDVHINMEQAPIQSEPRVRLVMAQHMIRDIQTLLSRMECRGGPQPQHSQPPPQPPAVTPEPVALSSQTSEPVESEAPPREPMEAEEVEERAPAQNPELTPGPAPAGPTPAPETNAPNHPSPAEYVEVLQELQRLESRLQPFLQRYYEVLGAAATTDYNNNHEGREEDQRLINLVGESLRLLGNTFVALSDLRCNLACTPPRHLHVVRPMSHYTTPMVLQQAAIPIQINVGTTVTMTGNGTRPPPTPNAEAPPPGPGQASSVAPSSTNVESSAEGAPPPGPAPPPATSHPRVIRISHQSVEPVVMMHMNIQDSGTQPGGVPSAPTGPLGPPGHGQTLGQQVPGFPTAPTRVVIARPTPPQARPSHPGGPPVSGTLQGAGLGTNASLAQMVSGLVGQLLMQPVLVAQGTPGMAPPPAPATASASAGTTNTATTAGPAPGGPAQPPPTPQPSMADLQFSQLLGNLLGPAGPGAGGSGVASPTITVAMPGVPAFLQGMTDFLQATQTAPPPPPPPPPPPPAPEQQTMPPPGSPSGGAGSPGGLGLESLSPEFFTSVVQGVLSSLLGSLGARAGSSESIAAFIQRLSGSSNIFEPGADGALGFFGALLSLLCQNFSMVDVVMLLHGHFQPLQRLQPQLRSFFHQHYLGGQEPTPSNIRMATHTLITGLEEYVRESFSLVQVQPGVDIIRTNLEFLQEQFNSIAAHVLHCTDSGFGARLLELCNQGLFECLALNLHCLGGQQMELAAVINGRIRRMSRGVNPSLVSWLTTMMGLRLQVVLEHMPVGPDAILRYVRRVGDPPQPLPEEPMEVQGAERASPEPQEWVPIIQQDIQSQRKVKPQPPLSDAYLSGMPAKRRKTMQGEGPQLLLSEAVSRAAKAAGARPLTSPESLSRDLEAPEVQESYRQQLRSDIQKRLQEDPNYSPQRFPNAQRAFADDP from the exons ATGGAGCCTAATGATAGTACCAGTACCGCTGTGGAGGAGCCTGACAGCTTGGAGGTGTTGGTGAAGACCTTGGACTCTCAAACTCGTACCTTTATTGTGGGGGCCCAG ATGAATGTAAAAGAGTTTAAGGAGCACATTGCTGCCTCTGTCAGCATCCCATCTGAAAAACAACGGCTCATTTACCAGGGACGAGTTCTGCAAGATGATAAGAAGCTTCAGGAATACA ATGTTGGGGGAAAGGTTATCCACCTGGTGGAACGGGCTCCTCCTCAGACTCACCTCCCTTCTGGGGCATCTTCTGGGACGGGGTCTGCCTCAGCCACTCATGGTGGGGGATCCCCCCCTGGTACTCGGGGGCCTGGGGCCTCTGTTCATGACCGGAATGCCAACAGCTATGTCATGGTTGGAACCTTCAATCTTCCT AGTGACGGCTCTGCTGTGGATGTTCACATCAACATGGAACAGGCCCCGATTCAG AGTGAGCCCCGGGTACGGCTGGTGATGGCTCAGCACATGATCAGGGATATACAGACCTTACTATCCCGGATGGAG TGTCGAGGAGGGCCCCAACCGCAGCACAGTCAGCCGCCCCCGCAGCCACCGGCTGTGACCCCGGAGCCAGTAGCCTTGAGCTCTCAAACATCAGAACCAGTTGAAAGTGAAGCACCTCCCCGGGAGCCCATGGAGGCAGAAGAAGTGGAGGAGCGTGCCCCAGCCCAGAACCCGGAGCTCACTCCTGGCCCAGCCCCAGCGGGCCCAACACCTGCCCCGGAAACAAATGCACCCAA CCATCCTTCCCCTGCGGAGTATGTCGAGGTGCTCCAGGAGCTACAGCGGCTGGAGAGTCGCCTCCAGCCCTTCTTGCAGCGCTACTACGAGGTTCTGGGTGCTGCTGCCACCACGGACTACAATAACAAT CACGAGGGCCGGGAGGAGGATCAGCGGTTGATCAACTTGGTAGGGGAGAGCCTGCGACTGCTGGGCAACACCTTTGTTGCACTGTCTGACCTGCGCTGCAATCTGGCCTGCACGCCCCCACGACACCTGCATGTGGTCCGGCCTATGTCTCACTACACCACCCCCATGGTGCTCCAGCAGGCAGCCATTCCCATACAG ATCAATGTGGGAACCACTGTGACCATGACAGGAAATGGGACTCGGCCCCCCCCAACTCCCAATGCAGAGGCACCTCCCCCTGGTCCTGGGCAGGCCTCATCCGTGGCTCCGTCTTCTACCAATGTCGAGTCCTCAGCTGAGGGGGCTCCCCCGCCAGGTCCAGCTCCCCCGCCAGCCACCAGCCACCCGAGGGTCATCCGGATTTCCCACCAGAGTGTGGAACCCGTGGTCATGATGCACATGAACATTCAAG ATTCTGGCACACAGCCTGGTGGTGTTCCGAGTGCTCCCACTGGCCCCCTGGGACCCCCTGGTCATGGCCAAACCCTGG GACAGCAGGTGCCAGGCTTCCCAACAGCTCCAACCCGGGTGGTGATTGCCCGGCCCACTCCTCCACAGGCTCGGCCTTCCCATCCTGGAGGGCCCCCAGTCTCTGGGACACTG CAGGGCGCCGGTCTGGGTACCAATGCCTCGTTGGCCCAGATGGTGAGCGGCCTTGTGGGGCAGCTTCTTATGCAGCCAGTCCTTGTGG CTCAGGGGACCCCAGGTATGGCTCCACCGCCAGCCCCTGCCACTGCTTCTGCCAGTGCTGGCACCACCAACACAGCTACCACAGCTGGCCCCGCTCCTGGGGGGCCTGCCCAGCCTCCACCCACCCCTCAACCCTCCATGGCTGATCTTCAGTTCTCTCAGCTTCTGGGGAACCTGCTAGGGCCTGCagggccaggggctggagggccTGGTGTGGCTTCTCCCACCATCACTGTGGCGATGCCTGGTGTCCCTGCCTTTCTCCAAGGCATGACTGACTTCTTGCAG GCAACACAGACAgcccctccaccacccccacctcctccacccccaccacctgCCCCAGAGCAGCAGACCATGCCCCCACCAGGCTCCCCTTCTGGTGGCGCAGGGAGTCCTGGAGGCCTGGGTCTTGAGAGCCTGTCACCGGAGTTTTTTACCTCAGTGGTGCAGGGTGTGCTCAGCTCCCTGCTGGGCTCCCTGGGGGCTCGGGCTGGCAGCAGTGAAAGTATTGCTGCCTTCATACAACGCCTCAGTGGATCCAGCAACATCTTTGAGCCTGGAGCTGATGGGGCCCTTG GATTCTTTGGGGCCTTGCTTTCTCTTCTGTGCCAGAACTTCTCTATGGTGGACGTAGTGATGCTTCTCCATGGGCATTTCCAGCCACTACAACGGCTCCAGCCCCAGCTGCGATCCTTCTTCCACCAGCACTACCTGGGTGGTCAGGAGCCCACACCCAGTAACATCCGG ATGGCAACCCACACATTGATCACGGGGCTAGAAGAGTATGTGCGGGAGAGTTTT TCCTTGGTGCAGGTTCAGCCAGGTGTGGACATCATCCGGACAAACCTGGAATTTCTCCAAGAGCAGTTTAATAGCATTGCTGCGCATGTGCTGCATTGCACAG ATAGTGGATTTGGGGCCCGGTTGCTGGAGTTGTGTAACCAAGGCCTGTTTGAATGCCTGGCCCTAAACCTGCACTGCTTGGGGGGACAGCAGATGGAGCTTGCTGCTGTTATCAATGGCCGAATT CGTCGTATGTCTCGTGGGGTGAATCCCTCCTTGGTGAGCTGGCTGACCACTATGATGGGACTGAGGCTTCAGGTGGTACTGGagcacatgcctgtaggcccTGATGCCATTCTCAGATACGTTCGCAGGGTTGGTGATCCCCCCCAG CCACTTCCTGAGGAGCCAATGGAAGTTCAGGGAGCAGAAAGAGCTTCCCCTGAGCCTCAG GAATGGGTCCCTATTATCCAGCAGGACATTCAGAGCCAGCGGAAGGTGAAACCGCAGCCCCCTCTGAGTGATGCCTACCTCAGTGGTATGCCTGCCAAGAGACGCAAG ACGATGCAGGGTGAGGGCCCCCAGCTGCTTCTCTCAGAGGCTGTGAGCCGGGCAGCTAAGGCAGCCGGAGCTCGGCCCCTGACGAGCCCCGAGAGCCTGAGCCGGGACCTGGAGGCACCAGAGGTTCAGGAGAGCTACAGGCAGCAG CTCCGGTCTGATATACAAAAACGACTGCAGGAAGACCCCAACTACAGTCCCCAGCGCTTCCCCAATGCCCAGCGGGCCTTTGCTGATGATCCTTAG
- the BAG6 gene encoding large proline-rich protein BAG6 isoform 14 (isoform 14 is encoded by transcript variant 44; The RefSeq protein has 1 substitution compared to this genomic sequence), with product MEPNDSTSTAVEEPDSLEVLVKTLDSQTRTFIVGAQMNVKEFKEHIAASVSIPSEKQRLIYQGRVLQDDKKLQEYNVGGKVIHLVERAPPQTHLPSGASSGTGSASATHGGGSPPGTRGPGASVHDRNANSYVMVGTFNLPSEPRVRLVMAQHMIRDIQTLLSRMECRGGPQPQHSQPPPQPPAVTPEPVALSSQTSEPVESEAPPREPMEAEEVEERAPAQNPELTPGPAPAGPTPAPETNAPNHPSPAEYVEVLQELQRLESRLQPFLQRYYEVLGAAATTDYNNNHEGREEDQRLINLVGESLRLLGNTFVALSDLRCNLACTPPRHLHVVRPMSHYTTPMVLQQAAIPIQINVGTTVTMTGNGTRPPPTPNAEAPPPGPGQASSVAPSSTNVESSAEGAPPPGPAPPPATSHPRVIRISHQSVEPVVMMHMNIQDSGTQPGGVPSAPTGPLGPPGHGQTLGQQVPGFPTAPTRVVIARPTPPQARPSHPGGPPVSGTLQGAGLGTNASLAQMVSGLVGQLLMQPVLVAQGTPGMAPPPAPATASASAGTTNTATTAGPAPGGPAQPPPTPQPSMADLQFSQLLGNLLGPAGPGAGGSGVASPTITVAMPGVPAFLQGMTDFLQATQTAPPPPPPPPPPPPAPEQQTMPPPGSPSGGAGSPGGLGLESLSPEFFTSVVQGVLSSLLGSLGARAGSSESIAAFIQRLSGSSNIFEPGADGALGFFGALLSLLCQNFSMVDVVMLLHGHFQPLQRLQPQLRSFFHQHYLGGQEPTPSNIRMATHTLITGLEEYVRESFSLVQVQPGVDIIRTNLEFLQEQFNSIAAHVLHCTDSGFGARLLELCNQGLFECLALNLHCLGGQQMELAAVINGRIRRMSRGVNPSLVSWLTTMMGLRLQVVLEHMPVGPDAILRYVRRVGDPPQPLPEEPMEVQGAERASPEPQRENASPAPGTTAEEAMSRGPPPAPEGGSRDEQDGASAETEPWAAAVPPEWVPIIQQDIQSQRKVKPQPPLSDAYLSGMPAKRRKTMQGEGPQLLLSEAVSRAAKAAGARPLTSPESLSRDLEAPEVQESYRQQLRSDIQKRLQEDPNYSPQRFPNAQRAFADDP from the exons ATGGAGCCTAATGATAGTACCAGTACCGCTGTGGAGGAGCCTGACAGCTTGGAGGTGTTGGTGAAGACCTTGGACTCTCAAACTCGTACCTTTATTGTGGGGGCCCAG ATGAATGTAAAAGAGTTTAAGGAGCACATTGCTGCCTCTGTCAGCATCCCATCTGAAAAACAACGGCTCATTTACCAGGGACGAGTTCTGCAAGATGATAAGAAGCTTCAGGAATACA ATGTTGGGGGAAAGGTTATCCACCTGGTGGAACGGGCTCCTCCTCAGACTCACCTCCCTTCTGGGGCATCTTCTGGGACGGGGTCTGCCTCAGCCACTCATGGTGGGGGATCCCCCCCTGGTACTCGGGGGCCTGGGGCCTCTGTTCATGACCGGAATGCCAACAGCTATGTCATGGTTGGAACCTTCAATCTTCCT AGTGAGCCCCGGGTACGGCTGGTGATGGCTCAGCACATGATCAGGGATATACAGACCTTACTATCCCGGATGGAG TGTCGAGGAGGGCCCCAACCGCAGCACAGTCAGCCGCCCCCGCAGCCACCGGCTGTGACCCCGGAGCCAGTAGCCTTGAGCTCTCAAACATCAGAACCAGTTGAAAGTGAAGCACCTCCCCGGGAGCCCATGGAGGCAGAAGAAGTGGAGGAGCGTGCCCCAGCCCAGAACCCGGAGCTCACTCCTGGCCCAGCCCCAGCGGGCCCAACACCTGCCCCGGAAACAAATGCACCCAA CCATCCTTCCCCTGCGGAGTATGTCGAGGTGCTCCAGGAGCTACAGCGGCTGGAGAGTCGCCTCCAGCCCTTCTTGCAGCGCTACTACGAGGTTCTGGGTGCTGCTGCCACCACGGACTACAATAACAAT CACGAGGGCCGGGAGGAGGATCAGCGGTTGATCAACTTGGTAGGGGAGAGCCTGCGACTGCTGGGCAACACCTTTGTTGCACTGTCTGACCTGCGCTGCAATCTGGCCTGCACGCCCCCACGACACCTGCATGTGGTCCGGCCTATGTCTCACTACACCACCCCCATGGTGCTCCAGCAGGCAGCCATTCCCATACAG ATCAATGTGGGAACCACTGTGACCATGACAGGAAATGGGACTCGGCCCCCCCCAACTCCCAATGCAGAGGCACCTCCCCCTGGTCCTGGGCAGGCCTCATCCGTGGCTCCGTCTTCTACCAATGTCGAGTCCTCAGCTGAGGGGGCTCCCCCGCCAGGTCCAGCTCCCCCGCCAGCCACCAGCCACCCGAGGGTCATCCGGATTTCCCACCAGAGTGTGGAACCCGTGGTCATGATGCACATGAACATTCAAG ATTCTGGCACACAGCCTGGTGGTGTTCCGAGTGCTCCCACTGGCCCCCTGGGACCCCCTGGTCATGGCCAAACCCTGG GACAGCAGGTGCCAGGCTTCCCAACAGCTCCAACCCGGGTGGTGATTGCCCGGCCCACTCCTCCACAGGCTCGGCCTTCCCATCCTGGAGGGCCCCCAGTCTCTGGGACACTG CAGGGCGCCGGTCTGGGTACCAATGCCTCGTTGGCCCAGATGGTGAGCGGCCTTGTGGGGCAGCTTCTTATGCAGCCAGTCCTTGTGG CTCAGGGGACCCCAGGTATGGCTCCACCGCCAGCCCCTGCCACTGCTTCTGCCAGTGCTGGCACCACCAACACAGCTACCACAGCTGGCCCCGCTCCTGGGGGGCCTGCCCAGCCTCCACCCACCCCTCAACCCTCCATGGCTGATCTTCAGTTCTCTCAGCTTCTGGGGAACCTGCTAGGGCCTGCagggccaggggctggagggccTGGTGTGGCTTCTCCCACCATCACTGTGGCGATGCCTGGTGTCCCTGCCTTTCTCCAAGGCATGACTGACTTCTTGCAG GCAACACAGACAgcccctccaccacccccacctcctccacccccaccacctgCCCCAGAGCAGCAGACCATGCCCCCACCAGGCTCCCCTTCTGGTGGCGCAGGGAGTCCTGGAGGCCTGGGTCTTGAGAGCCTGTCACCGGAGTTTTTTACCTCAGTGGTGCAGGGTGTGCTCAGCTCCCTGCTGGGCTCCCTGGGGGCTCGGGCTGGCAGCAGTGAAAGTATTGCTGCCTTCATACAACGCCTCAGTGGATCCAGCAACATCTTTGAGCCTGGAGCTGATGGGGCCCTTG GATTCTTTGGGGCCTTGCTTTCTCTTCTGTGCCAGAACTTCTCTATGGTGGACGTAGTGATGCTTCTCCATGGGCATTTCCAGCCACTACAACGGCTCCAGCCCCAGCTGCGATCCTTCTTCCACCAGCACTACCTGGGTGGTCAGGAGCCCACACCCAGTAACATCCGG ATGGCAACCCACACATTGATCACGGGGCTAGAAGAGTATGTGCGGGAGAGTTTT TCCTTGGTGCAGGTTCAGCCAGGTGTGGACATCATCCGGACAAACCTGGAATTTCTCCAAGAGCAGTTTAATAGCATTGCTGCGCATGTGCTGCATTGCACAG ATAGTGGATTTGGGGCCCGGTTGCTGGAGTTGTGTAACCAAGGCCTGTTTGAATGCCTGGCCCTAAACCTGCACTGCTTGGGGGGACAGCAGATGGAGCTTGCTGCTGTTATCAATGGCCGAATT CGTCGTATGTCTCGTGGGGTGAATCCCTCCTTGGTGAGCTGGCTGACCACTATGATGGGACTGAGGCTTCAGGTGGTACTGGagcacatgcctgtaggcccTGATGCCATTCTCAGATACGTTCGCAGGGTTGGTGATCCCCCCCAG CCACTTCCTGAGGAGCCAATGGAAGTTCAGGGAGCAGAAAGAGCTTCCCCTGAGCCTCAG CGGGAGAAtgcttccccagcccctggaacAACAGCAGAAGAGGCCATGTCCCGAGGTCCACCTCCTGCTCCTGAGGGGGGCTCCCGGGATGAACAGGATGGAGCTTCAGCTGAGACAGAACCTTGGGCAGCTGCAGTCCCCCCA GAATGGGTCCCTATTATCCAGCAGGACATTCAGAGCCAGCGGAAGGTGAAACCGCAGCCCCCTCTGAGTGATGCCTACCTCAGTGGTATGCCTGCCAAGAGACGCAAG ACGATGCAGGGTGAGGGCCCCCAGCTGCTTCTCTCAGAGGCTGTGAGCCGGGCAGCTAAGGCAGCCGGAGCTCGGCCCCTGACGAGCCCCGAGAGCCTGAGCCGGGACCTGGAGGCACCAGAGGTTCAGGAGAGCTACAGGCAGCAG CTCCGGTCTGATATACAAAAACGACTGCAGGAAGACCCCAACTACAGTCCCCAGCGCTTCCCCAATGCCCAGCGGGCCTTTGCTGATGATCCTTAG
- the BAG6 gene encoding large proline-rich protein BAG6 isoform 19 (isoform 19 is encoded by transcript variant 38; The RefSeq protein has 1 substitution compared to this genomic sequence), which yields MEPNDSTSTAVEEPDSLEVLVKTLDSQTRTFIVGAQMNVKEFKEHIAASVSIPSEKQRLIYQGRVLQDDKKLQEYNVGGKVIHLVERAPPQTHLPSGASSGTGSASATHGGGSPPGTRGPGASVHDRNANSYVMVGTFNLPSDGSAVDVHINMEQAPIQSEPRVRLVMAQHMIRDIQTLLSRMECRGGPQPQHSQPPPQPPAVTPEPVALSSQTSEPVESEAPPREPMEAEEVEERAPAQNPELTPGPAPAGPTPAPETNAPNHPSPAEYVEVLQELQRLESRLQPFLQRYYEVLGAAATTDYNNNHEGREEDQRLINLVGESLRLLGNTFVALSDLRCNLACTPPRHLHVVRPMSHYTTPMVLQQAAIPIQINVGTTVTMTGNGTRPPPTPNAEAPPPGPGQASSVAPSSTNVESSAEGAPPPGPAPPPATSHPRVIRISHQSVEPVVMMHMNIQDSGTQPGGVPSAPTGPLGPPGHGQTLGQQVPGFPTAPTRVVIARPTPPQARPSHPGGPPVSGTLGAGLGTNASLAQMVSGLVGQLLMQPVLVAQGTPGMAPPPAPATASASAGTTNTATTAGPAPGGPAQPPPTPQPSMADLQFSQLLGNLLGPAGPGAGGSGVASPTITVAMPGVPAFLQGMTDFLQATQTAPPPPPPPPPPPPAPEQQTMPPPGSPSGGAGSPGGLGLESLSPEFFTSVVQGVLSSLLGSLGARAGSSESIAAFIQRLSGSSNIFEPGADGALGFFGALLSLLCQNFSMVDVVMLLHGHFQPLQRLQPQLRSFFHQHYLGGQEPTPSNIRMATHTLITGLEEYVRESFSLVQVQPGVDIIRTNLEFLQEQFNSIAAHVLHCTDSGFGARLLELCNQGLFECLALNLHCLGGQQMELAAVINGRIRRMSRGVNPSLVSWLTTMMGLRLQVVLEHMPVGPDAILRYVRRVGDPPQPLPEEPMEVQGAERASPEPQRENASPAPGTTAEEAMSRGPPPAPEGGSRDEQDGASAETEPWAAAVPPEWVPIIQQDIQSQRKVKPQPPLSDAYLSGMPAKRRKLRSDIQKRLQEDPNYSPQRFPNAQRAFADDP from the exons ATGGAGCCTAATGATAGTACCAGTACCGCTGTGGAGGAGCCTGACAGCTTGGAGGTGTTGGTGAAGACCTTGGACTCTCAAACTCGTACCTTTATTGTGGGGGCCCAG ATGAATGTAAAAGAGTTTAAGGAGCACATTGCTGCCTCTGTCAGCATCCCATCTGAAAAACAACGGCTCATTTACCAGGGACGAGTTCTGCAAGATGATAAGAAGCTTCAGGAATACA ATGTTGGGGGAAAGGTTATCCACCTGGTGGAACGGGCTCCTCCTCAGACTCACCTCCCTTCTGGGGCATCTTCTGGGACGGGGTCTGCCTCAGCCACTCATGGTGGGGGATCCCCCCCTGGTACTCGGGGGCCTGGGGCCTCTGTTCATGACCGGAATGCCAACAGCTATGTCATGGTTGGAACCTTCAATCTTCCT AGTGACGGCTCTGCTGTGGATGTTCACATCAACATGGAACAGGCCCCGATTCAG AGTGAGCCCCGGGTACGGCTGGTGATGGCTCAGCACATGATCAGGGATATACAGACCTTACTATCCCGGATGGAG TGTCGAGGAGGGCCCCAACCGCAGCACAGTCAGCCGCCCCCGCAGCCACCGGCTGTGACCCCGGAGCCAGTAGCCTTGAGCTCTCAAACATCAGAACCAGTTGAAAGTGAAGCACCTCCCCGGGAGCCCATGGAGGCAGAAGAAGTGGAGGAGCGTGCCCCAGCCCAGAACCCGGAGCTCACTCCTGGCCCAGCCCCAGCGGGCCCAACACCTGCCCCGGAAACAAATGCACCCAA CCATCCTTCCCCTGCGGAGTATGTCGAGGTGCTCCAGGAGCTACAGCGGCTGGAGAGTCGCCTCCAGCCCTTCTTGCAGCGCTACTACGAGGTTCTGGGTGCTGCTGCCACCACGGACTACAATAACAAT CACGAGGGCCGGGAGGAGGATCAGCGGTTGATCAACTTGGTAGGGGAGAGCCTGCGACTGCTGGGCAACACCTTTGTTGCACTGTCTGACCTGCGCTGCAATCTGGCCTGCACGCCCCCACGACACCTGCATGTGGTCCGGCCTATGTCTCACTACACCACCCCCATGGTGCTCCAGCAGGCAGCCATTCCCATACAG ATCAATGTGGGAACCACTGTGACCATGACAGGAAATGGGACTCGGCCCCCCCCAACTCCCAATGCAGAGGCACCTCCCCCTGGTCCTGGGCAGGCCTCATCCGTGGCTCCGTCTTCTACCAATGTCGAGTCCTCAGCTGAGGGGGCTCCCCCGCCAGGTCCAGCTCCCCCGCCAGCCACCAGCCACCCGAGGGTCATCCGGATTTCCCACCAGAGTGTGGAACCCGTGGTCATGATGCACATGAACATTCAAG ATTCTGGCACACAGCCTGGTGGTGTTCCGAGTGCTCCCACTGGCCCCCTGGGACCCCCTGGTCATGGCCAAACCCTGG GACAGCAGGTGCCAGGCTTCCCAACAGCTCCAACCCGGGTGGTGATTGCCCGGCCCACTCCTCCACAGGCTCGGCCTTCCCATCCTGGAGGGCCCCCAGTCTCTGGGACACTG GGCGCCGGTCTGGGTACCAATGCCTCGTTGGCCCAGATGGTGAGCGGCCTTGTGGGGCAGCTTCTTATGCAGCCAGTCCTTGTGG CTCAGGGGACCCCAGGTATGGCTCCACCGCCAGCCCCTGCCACTGCTTCTGCCAGTGCTGGCACCACCAACACAGCTACCACAGCTGGCCCCGCTCCTGGGGGGCCTGCCCAGCCTCCACCCACCCCTCAACCCTCCATGGCTGATCTTCAGTTCTCTCAGCTTCTGGGGAACCTGCTAGGGCCTGCagggccaggggctggagggccTGGTGTGGCTTCTCCCACCATCACTGTGGCGATGCCTGGTGTCCCTGCCTTTCTCCAAGGCATGACTGACTTCTTGCAG GCAACACAGACAgcccctccaccacccccacctcctccacccccaccacctgCCCCAGAGCAGCAGACCATGCCCCCACCAGGCTCCCCTTCTGGTGGCGCAGGGAGTCCTGGAGGCCTGGGTCTTGAGAGCCTGTCACCGGAGTTTTTTACCTCAGTGGTGCAGGGTGTGCTCAGCTCCCTGCTGGGCTCCCTGGGGGCTCGGGCTGGCAGCAGTGAAAGTATTGCTGCCTTCATACAACGCCTCAGTGGATCCAGCAACATCTTTGAGCCTGGAGCTGATGGGGCCCTTG GATTCTTTGGGGCCTTGCTTTCTCTTCTGTGCCAGAACTTCTCTATGGTGGACGTAGTGATGCTTCTCCATGGGCATTTCCAGCCACTACAACGGCTCCAGCCCCAGCTGCGATCCTTCTTCCACCAGCACTACCTGGGTGGTCAGGAGCCCACACCCAGTAACATCCGG ATGGCAACCCACACATTGATCACGGGGCTAGAAGAGTATGTGCGGGAGAGTTTT TCCTTGGTGCAGGTTCAGCCAGGTGTGGACATCATCCGGACAAACCTGGAATTTCTCCAAGAGCAGTTTAATAGCATTGCTGCGCATGTGCTGCATTGCACAG ATAGTGGATTTGGGGCCCGGTTGCTGGAGTTGTGTAACCAAGGCCTGTTTGAATGCCTGGCCCTAAACCTGCACTGCTTGGGGGGACAGCAGATGGAGCTTGCTGCTGTTATCAATGGCCGAATT CGTCGTATGTCTCGTGGGGTGAATCCCTCCTTGGTGAGCTGGCTGACCACTATGATGGGACTGAGGCTTCAGGTGGTACTGGagcacatgcctgtaggcccTGATGCCATTCTCAGATACGTTCGCAGGGTTGGTGATCCCCCCCAG CCACTTCCTGAGGAGCCAATGGAAGTTCAGGGAGCAGAAAGAGCTTCCCCTGAGCCTCAG CGGGAGAAtgcttccccagcccctggaacAACAGCAGAAGAGGCCATGTCCCGAGGTCCACCTCCTGCTCCTGAGGGGGGCTCCCGGGATGAACAGGATGGAGCTTCAGCTGAGACAGAACCTTGGGCAGCTGCAGTCCCCCCA GAATGGGTCCCTATTATCCAGCAGGACATTCAGAGCCAGCGGAAGGTGAAACCGCAGCCCCCTCTGAGTGATGCCTACCTCAGTGGTATGCCTGCCAAGAGACGCAAG CTCCGGTCTGATATACAAAAACGACTGCAGGAAGACCCCAACTACAGTCCCCAGCGCTTCCCCAATGCCCAGCGGGCCTTTGCTGATGATCCTTAG